The Silene latifolia isolate original U9 population chromosome 4, ASM4854445v1, whole genome shotgun sequence region GACAACTCCATAAGCTCTCCCTCTCAGCTGCTTTGTTAAGCCCATAAACCAATGTGAAACAAAAACTCTTCCTCCTAACTTTATCATAAATCTCAGTATGAATGACTTGATCAGTCATATCCTTCACATTAACAGTAAACAACACTGGATCCCATAATAGCCAAATTCTACCTCCACTGTGTAAGCTAGAATTAGTACAAATAGACCAGTTGTCACACAAATTATTCTGAACTTGGAGCCATCTATgactctttatttttgtttccacTAATCCAAACAAACCAACTTTATTTTGGTTAAGAAACCTCTTTATTTCATATTGTTTATTAATACTATTTAAACCGCGAACATTCCAGAAACCACAGCTACTCATTATCACTTTAGATTCTGTTGCACTCCACTTTTTCAACAAGCCTATTTCGTGTCTTCTGAATAGAATGACTCAAAGCATCCATGAAACTCAGACCCCCTGGAGTAAAGACTCTTCTCTCGCCAGTTTCCTGTCTCATCAGCCTAGTAAGAATCCTTTTAGGCATAGACTGTTCTACCACGGGTTTGAGGACAACCACATGTGTAACAATCCCAATATTAGTTGGAGAAGCACTCTTCTGAGCAGGTTCCTGCACAGGCCTCTTCTGCTGATCTGGTGTTACCACCTTCTGGTTGGGTACCATTTTAACAACCTTCTGATTCCCAGGGACAGCAACTTTGGGCTTCCATATTTTAGTCACAGGTTTAGCTTCCCTCTTTGTGCATTTTGCAGCAGCATGCCCCATCCCTTTACAAGTTGCACATGTAATAAGGAGCCAATCATACATCACCTTGACAGCCTGCTGCTTGTCATTCTCATCAATGAAACCAATCTCAGTAGGGAATTCTTAGTCCACATTCACCTCCACCATAGTTCTAGCATAACCTAAAAAATCCCGATGCTGAGTAGCTTCATCACTCTTAACATACGTACCCACAGCACTGCTAATTTTCCTCAAACATTCAGATCCCCAAAATTTAACATCTAAACCATACATTTTAATCCAGATAGGAACACATTTAACGTCATGTTTCACTAATTCCATGTCAAGTTCACATGCTTTCACAATAACTGGTTTATTATCAAAAATTAGATGACCATTATTCAAAACAATTTGTTGCTTCTCCTTAGTCTTAAATCTTACCAAAAAAATTCCATTAGGCATGAATGCTATTTTATCCACCCCATACCCCTGCCATATCCGTTTTACATATTTAGTAAGTACAGAGCTAGGTGGATGAGCACCTAGAATGTAACACACAACAGCAGTAGACCAGAAATTGATCTCACCAGCAACATCCTCCTTGGTTAAACGAAGCAATGGTTGAACTGGTGTCGTCTGTTCTACCGCTTGTTGAGGGATTGCATCATTCTCCGGTTCATGCTCATCCTCCTCCACAATCAATTCAAGGTCAGATTCGAAGTCGTCAGATGAAAAACGAAGATGTCGTGGGGTTTCCCCTTATTGAATCGAAGATCAACtacatttttttgggtttttttagatGATTGTGCTGAAATTGAAGGATTTTTGTTGTTCTTCCTATTTCGAGCCATGTTGCGTCAGAAACGTTAGAATTAGGGAGAATTTCCTCTCTTTAGTTTCTCTCTCATCCTTTTTTTTATATTGTCTTATATCTATATTACAGCTGGGGTAGCTAATCTTCATCTTCCTCGCTATTTTTTTCTGGGTTTGGGGTAGCAGCGGCTACCCCTTGCTACTCACTAGCTTTGCCCCTGCTTGTTGGTAGTAATAAAGAGATCATATGTTAaacttattgagagaccgtctatCCGGAGACTTGTTTGTAGTAAAAAGATCATACGTTATGTCTTTTTTTTATTCGATGTAGCACTCTATATGATTACACCTCCATCCAATCATTGTATACCTTTTCTATTTTTATTCGATAATAATGAGCACATTATTATGGAAAATGAGTTAGCGCCACCTGGTGGCGCCCAATCTCGGCGCCACCCTCTCATAAGTAATAAATGTGGACCCCcaaaataattgataaatcccaTAAAATAAGTGGGGACCTCAATAATAAGGAGTGCATGTGAGAAGGTGGCGCCGAAATTGGGCGCCACCCGATGGCGCCGTATCATTATCCATTATTATTTGTCAATATACCTGATACCTCATATTACATGAGGTACGGTGACACGGTGTTTGATAAGTGATaaattgtactccctccgtcccggtcaattgttgtcatttggttttggcacaaagaccaagaaaagaggaaaagATCAATTacaaaatgacaagtggaacaaattgagtgtaaatgttcaaattactcatcaaattcattcttaaaatagaaaggacaacaattcacTGAGACACCCTAATATGAAAAATGACAATAAATaaccgggatggagggagtatacaATTCCAATCAAATCTAGTAAAGCATGTCAGTTTAACGTTGGCACAATCAAACCAATTCCAACGCTAATATAATTTTCGGTTAAAGCAAATTTGTTATAAAGAAGAAAGCGGAAACTAAGTACGATGATATAATACATCAGATGTAAATTTGTAATTCGGGAAATCGAAATCACTAATCAAAAAAACTTTTACAATCTAATACGGAATACTAAATAAACATATGCATGCTCTATGACTTCTTCCATTCCATTTCATTCCGTCTTGTTGAACCAAACCACCTGAAAAATGCCCTAAATCCTAGAGGACAAGCTCAAAGCAGAAAGAGAAGTATGAATAACAATAGGACTTCGAACATTGTGGGTCCCATCAGATAATACTAATTCTGCAGTCAAACGTCTCCATACAGCTTCACCAGCAACTTTGACTTTAAAGTATTTGGCTTTTTTAACCGGGTTAAATCTTAATACAGAGGGTGAAACTGTCACTGTAACATCTTTTTCACTGACATAAGGCACTGTTATATTGTAAACAGAGTTCGGATcacccacatttgttacctttcTTTGAAACCAGATTTTAAATTGACGAAACGGTTTGACTACCGACACCAATGCTGGGTAGTTGAAATCCCTGGGCGGTAATCGGGTTGAATTAGAGACGGGTTCATAGGCGGGTTTACCCGTAATCATACTCACTTTGGTTGCATTGTAGCCAATTCTGTAAAGAAGGGTAACGTAGTCTGTTTTCGAAATATTGTAAACTAGTCCCGGATCCACGGCTAATATCGGATCTATGTGACCTGACCCGAATGCAAATTCTGCTTCTTGATTTGCGGCATAATCCGTATCTAATGACCATGCTACATACAACAAGAACAGGAGAACAAGAGTTAGCTCAAGTGATACCCAGCCATAAAGTTGGGGTTCGATTCTCACCAGCGACATAATGCGCTCATTTGAACCAGAAAAAAAACatacaacaagaacaacaacattATCTGATACTCTTTTATGGTAATTTTGAACTAATGAGCGCACTATGTCGCTCATTTGAACAAGAGAACAAGAGTTAGCTCAAGTGATACCCAGCCATGAAGTTGGGGGTTCAATTCTCACCAGCGACATAGTGCGCTCATTTGAACCAATAAAAAACatacaacaaaacaacaacattaTCTGGTAACCAGCCATGAAGTTGGGGGTTCGATTCTCACCAGCGACATAGTGTGCTCATTTGAACCAATAAAAAACATACAACAAGAACAACATTATCTGGTACTCTTTTATGGTAATTTTGAACTAATGAGAGGTTTGCAAAAGACGATTAATTACCGGTAGTCATAAGAGCGGATTTAATAGCAGAAGGAGACCAATGTGGGTGAAATGATTTAACATAAGCAGCTGCACCAGCTACATGTGGGCAAGACATAGACGTTCCGGATAATATCTCGTAACCATTTGGTGTCGCGGCTAGAACTTCAACTCCTGGTGCGGTTACGTCAGGCTGAACGAATCGTTTAATTACAAACAAAGAAGCAAAAAAATGATATTTCAAAGAATAAATTGCGAGAATTAGGGGCTGAACGAATCGTTTAATTACTTTCATGATTTCCGGTAAAATTGTGTTGGGTCCTcgtgacgagaaggaagccacaGTTATTACTTGAGCTTTGATTTCTGTACTCTTATGAATGGTAGCTTTTATTGACCTGTATGTTTATCGCattcatatatgataagataACACGAAATTATTCGTAATGGTTAACGTACTACTCCGGTCTGCGGACGTACCTTTTGTTAGCCTTGTAATTCTTAAGAACCTCGAAGTCCACTTCGGGTATCAATGCGTCAGTTACAGAAGATTGGGAAGAGGAATCATCGCCTGTAATTTCGGGGTAAATCAAACCGGCAACAGGCACTCTCGACAGTCGTTCGCTATCGTTACCATTGATTCCGAGACCGTATGATTTATCGCACATAATGATGTTGCTCTCTAGTATTGAATTGTTCAAACAATCTGCAAGGTTACAAATTCTGTACCACAATATAATTTCACAATATTAGCTCAATTCTCGCCCTCGAAACGGGTACAACTCATAGGCCCCGTTTGGCAAACGGCAAAAGCAGATTCATAATAGCGGATAACGTTAGCAGAATACGGTTAGCAGATTTTTAGTAGCAGGTTTGACTATCAAATTAAATTAGCAGATTAAGAAAGGGTGTTTGGTAATTAGTATTATAGGATAATTAGAATGATTTCATGAATAAACTGAATATGCTAATACAATATGCTGCTAATAGCAGCATATTCAAAAATAGTAGATCACATAAAAATAGTAGATTGATTGGTCAACCTACTAATTAGTCCGGAATCTACTAATTTTACTcgatatgttgtttaccaaacagagcctataTCATTACGATATATATTAAGAAGTTAGGATTTGGGACTCGAAAACTAGAATGAAGAACTTACTTAGCGTTATCAATGTCACAGTCGGGAGTAACCAAATCCTCGCCATAGAGTACGGGGAGATTGCTTGAAGTGTATCGATTTATAGAGgtactctattttttttttttataaaagcaAACCAAGTAGTTAGAAGCAGAACAAAATTGTAAAAGAACGTTTGTGGTAAAAACCGTTGTATATACAAGATTCGGAGTTGAAGCAACCAACCAAAAATGGCATAACATCATCAACAACCAGCTTGTTAACGATATGACGGTCCATTTTACTAGCAGCAACAGTAAGCAACCAAGGCGCGACACTAGTCGTTATACCAAATTTTCCATCATTACCTGTATATGGGAATTAAGGAGATGTTAATGCCTATAAATCGAACATTAATGCCTTCTACTCCCTCGGTCTCAAATTGGCGACTGTCCTAGGCAGTCGAATATATTAGTCGCCCGTGAACAGAATTCTTGTAGTGTAACTATAATGTAACCTTGCAAAGCTTTCTACGGAACCTCGAAAATCAATCATTGCATGAATCGCTAAGGATCTATAAGTCGAACATTAGTGCCTTCTACTCCCTCGGTCTCAATctgttttatttacttttttttttttttctgtgtaAGGGGTATTTTAATAAAAGTACAAATAATTAAGACCGAGGAAGTACCTGCAGCATGGACAGTCAGTATATTCTTGTCCATAGCGTGAAAAGAACCGAGAGCAAAGAAATCATCGACCAAGTCAGATGCTAACCCAGAGTGACCCAGGGAGAGGGATAGAATATCGACCCCATCAGCAATTGCATCGTCAAAGGCGGCTAAGACGTCATCTGCAAAGCAATCGATTTCACCACACACCTTGTAAACAGCAATCCTTGCAGAAGGGACAGCTCCCCGAGCTGTCCCTTCTGCAATTCCATCTAAGCTTGCCTTCCTTACCAGCATCCCAGCCACAGTGGATGCCGTGTGTGTTCCATGTCCATCGTGGTCCCTTGCTGTCTTGTCGTCCGTGTAGAATCGGGCCCCTATGATCTTCCTGCCATTTACGGCATTTGCCACATTACCAGCATCTCAACTTTCAAAAACTTGCTCTATTAGTACTTTCTCCGTCCCAGTCAATTATTCATCTTTGTTTTGTTCAAAGGATTTTAAATAACGGTAAATAAATGACTTAGACGGAAATAGTATACGAGACAAAATTAGGAAGTTACTTGTTGCAAGTGAAATTGAATCCTCCATCACACACACCCTTCCACTTCTCAGGGATCGGACCAAGTCCATCGTCATTGAAACTTTCTGATTCGGGCCAGATTCCTGTGTCGAATATACCCACGATCACATCACTTTCGACGTCTAGATTGCGCTTCACATTCTCAGTGAATCCCATGAAATCCCATGATCTTGTTGTATGAAGCTTCAGTTTTTTGTTGGGAAATACGGACACTACACCCTCCATGCCTACATTCACATAATTTTGACACAACTATTATTCGATTTCAATCAACCGTTAGCAACATTATGATTTCTTTCTCTgttcataattaattaattttacctTGTATTGCTTCTTTCTCTTCATTGGTGAGCTTAGCTGAAAACCCATTGAAGCTCTTTGTATAGGTTCGAATCAACGAGCCGCTTATTGAACTACAAATGTCACAAGATCATCACGATATTATTTTGAATGAAAGAACATAATTTTGTTTTGTAAAGATTATTTTTTTCCTAGTTTCATGATGATATTATCAGTTCACCTTGTTAAGTTTCATTATTGGACCTAATTTGCCAATTGATTTTAGAATGAAATATTCTTAGACTTATAAAGTGTACTTTCTCTGCTCCATATAGACTCTAATAACACAATGTAATATAGTATCGCGGCTCATGGTTATGTTTTAGTATGATGAAGTAAGATAGGGCCTTTATTTGTCAGTTCACTTTATACTCCTAATTTTCTTATATGTGAGTGTCCTATATGAATAGATATATAATTTATCACTTTATAACTTAAAGGTTCTCCCACAATTATTAGTTATTAGTTATATAAGGGAAATACCCATGAGTTTATAAAGTGGAATTTCTCTTCTCCATTATAACACCGTGATATAACACACGCTCAATTTCAAGTTTAATTATGAATCCCCACTCATACCATATGCCTAGAAACCCTATCTTCTTTATATCGATCAtctgtttttctttttcattctttgTGAGTGTTATTAGTTAAAAGGTAAATATATAATCGAAAATGCGATAGAGTTTTCTAATTAAGCTACATGATGAGAAAGACAATCACGTTTTGGTCTTTTGAACTTGTTGGAGCAAACTAACATGGTGAGCGGATGGCGAATATTGATCATTGTCTGGTATGGAGCCCATGTACACTATATATTCCTGCAATTTTGTAAATATACAAGTATGATTTCATAATATTCGAGTTACCCAACACAAAAGTAAGTACTTCAAATGAATGATGTATAATATATATAACGAAAAAAACAAGAAAGTGTTATATTTTTATTTAAGGGTTTTATCGAGTTTATATATCAGccaaaagattatataaagaaaCATGACAACTCACTTGTGCATCTTCATTAGCCTTGCAATGGCTAAACCTTATTACCCCAACAAAACTGAGAAATAAGAAGACATGAAAAACACAAATTTGGTCATTTTCAGTCATGATAAAGACAGAAATTTTGTTGTTTCTTTTCGGTACATATGCATAAAATTTGTTTGTTCAATTAATATGGGAAACATTCCTTTATTTATAACATCAAACAAAAAAACGTTCACCATATTTCTATCCACTTAAAGAACATTAATTCAACTGGTTCAAGAAACAGTAATACTcaataacattaatttaaaatCCTTTATTGCAATCACAAACGTAAAAAGACGACACAAACGTTTAATTCAAGgagaaataatttttttaaaaagaatAATTTAAACAAACCATAATTACCTGGAGTATTTTCAATTTTCCTATTTCcgaaaaaaacccaaaaaaaaaatctacttCCTTTTACTCTATACTAATACTCAGACAAGATGGTTGTAACTTGTAAGACGTACAACGGTATGATCTTGTACAGTGCACCATGTTGAATGATTTCGATAGTAATTATGTTGGACATACAATGGGGCGTAACACAAGAGTAAATTATATACCCTAAACACAAATGAACCACGCCCTCAACAATCATcatagattcataaaaatgagcGATAAATACACAATGGAGATAGGAGAGTAAATAAAGCTGCTCTGTAAGGCCCTTTGAAAAACAGGCCTCGCCGCCTCGGTGTGTTCTCTATAGCATATAAGCTGTGCACTAAACCTTTTCTTTATAGAACATGAATACTATACCCTTTGAGCCATGTTTAATTCCAAGGGTTTCAAAGCATCTTGAACAATTTCTTGGACAGTCCTGTTTCGTCGACAAACATCTGAGAGTTCCTCAATTGGAACCATAATATTGTTGATATTAGCCCCGGATGCCGCCTGAGATAGTGCTTGCAGGAATCTTGAGCTCTCAATCTCCGTCACAGCTGTTTTTGGAATCAATGACATGCTCTCGTTGGCCCATTCCAAAGATTTTACGCCATAAGTTCTGATTAGTGCTACAAGTGCATATGTTACCTGCATAATATCGGCCAATATCTTAGCTTTACCAAATGTTAATTTTAGAAGTAAATAAAACCACAATTTTTTGTAGTCTAATAGGATAGTATCATCAATGAAACCAGCATACTATTAATAAGCACGacgaagatgaagatgaagaagaactCATTGGATAAGCAAACACAATTTTACGATGATCATCACATATACTATTATGCGGATGAACATACTGAATACAGTATTTTGGATAAATAAATGCAATTTTGGTGATCATCGCATATATTATTATGCTGATGAACATAATACGGTGTTTTTCTTGATTTATTTCAACCATGGAGGACTACTTTCATTTTGGACCCATCTCATGCTATAAGACGAATCATTGGAGAGTTGCTGATAGGGAATAATAGTCTTGAGTAGCACAGTGGGTTTTAAGGTTTCAGGGTGAGTATAAGCATGAAACCTTACTCACCCCGAACCTCAAATGAACGTCATCCTACTGAAAACTGTCTTACAGAAACTTTTTTTGTCGataaaattatcaatattttattCAAATGAAAATTACCGTTTCAAAACGGGAACTTGGAAGAGCTCCTGTCAGAGATGCAATCAATATCCTCGTGAGAGTTGGCCCCCTGGGAATGATTACACTGTCTCTAATAGGCAAGCACTGAACGCCATCACGTGAATTTGTGAGATCAAAGACATCGGATAAGAACGACAATATGGAATTAGAGGCCTCCCTGCAAGAGTTTATGAGATCAAAAGACAGTTGTCAGACAAGGTTTCAAGAGACAACAACTAAGACATATGTTCCATTAAGATGTCGGTTACAAATTTCAAGCACAACTTTGAAGGGAACGCTCCAGCAAAACACCTGTGTTGTACTGTGATCCCAATCATAGCACAATCAATAAGTGAAGGGAACACCATTGATGGGATGAATATTTGTGGGCAATATCGGATGCATCTTGAAGCCAACAAGAAACAATCATCAGCAATATCTGGTCTGGAAGTAAAATCCTGGCACAAAGTCCAAATATAATTGATGCCCAACACAAAAATCCCTGAATTAAGGAGTGTTACAGTAACTGCAGAACATACTTTAATTGTTGCAAGAAGACTTGCCGTCCGTCTAAAAAGGGCCTCGACTAAATTTTTCAGATATTCCGAACCTGAAGGATCCGAACCGAATATCTGCAACATAAAAATCCAGATGCTGATTAGAAGAGAAAGTACCCAACAAATCTTTGAGAAAGTAGTCCGTCCTATTCTCAGGATATACACCCAATTTCTTTCTTTGGTTAGATTATGGAATTGTCTCATTTCTGATTTTGTCGAGTTTTTAATAGAGTGGTCATTTTGGCCCACATTATCGGAAAGACTGAAATCAAGTAACACCATTTCACTAATTGACTAATACCCCCACCTAATTAACAGACCAATCCCAATAACAATTGCTTACCCTACCTACATGCCTCCTATATATTTGCGCAAAAGAAAATGAAGCAATTCCAAAGTACTTTGtaaaaaaaagtaatatataCCTTTATGACTTCACTAGAGAGATATAAAAAGCACGGCTGGAGATGGTGCTGATAGAGTCCTTGTATCTCCTCCAGCATTGCTCCAATTGTGACTCCCATGAACCTTCCAGAAGTTCTTACCTTTCAAAACAGATGATAGGATCATGTTTATATTGAAGCATATATAAATTGAAACAAATCCAAGTGAAGCAGAGTATATAAAGCAGTCATCAGCAATGTGACTAATAAATGCACACACAGTGCTAATAGAGCATTAAAGCATGAGAGGATTGTGCTACGTATTGAGCTCCTCTTGGACATGACATTTTCGACAAATTTTCATATAAAAAAAGGTCATTCGTCTATAATTAAACCACATGTATGGTAGTGAAGAAAAAAACAAGGCATGATAGCTATGCAAGCAAAAAGCATATTTGGCTACACTGAGAATTAAAACCAGTCCTCCACCATTTTAATGGTTTACTTTCAGACACAATTCTGTAGCGTCATTTTCATCTTTGTGAATGAACAAGCTATTTTTTAGTACACT contains the following coding sequences:
- the LOC141651182 gene encoding subtilisin-like protease SBT4.11, translated to MGSIPDNDQYSPSAHHVSLLQQVQKTKTSISGSLIRTYTKSFNGFSAKLTNEEKEAIQGMEGVVSVFPNKKLKLHTTRSWDFMGFTENVKRNLDVESDVIVGIFDTGIWPESESFNDDGLGPIPEKWKGVCDGGFNFTCNKKIIGARFYTDDKTARDHDGHGTHTASTVAGMLVRKASLDGIAEGTARGAVPSARIAVYKVCGEIDCFADDVLAAFDDAIADGVDILSLSLGHSGLASDLVDDFFALGSFHAMDKNILTVHAAGNDGKFGITTSVAPWLLTVAASKMDRHIVNKLVVDDVMPFLSTSINRYTSSNLPVLYGEDLVTPDCDIDNAKICNLADCLNNSILESNIIMCDKSYGLGINGNDSERLSRVPVAGLIYPEITGDDSSSQSSVTDALIPEVDFEVLKNYKANKRSIKATIHKSTEIKAQVITVASFSSRGPNTILPEIMKPDVTAPGVEVLAATPNGYEILSGTSMSCPHVAGAAAYVKSFHPHWSPSAIKSALMTTAWSLDTDYAANQEAEFAFGSGHIDPILAVDPGLVYNISKTDYVTLLYRIGYNATKVSMITGKPAYEPVSNSTRLPPRDFNYPALVSVVKPFRQFKIWFQRKVTNVGDPNSVYNITVPYVSEKDVTVTVSPSVLRFNPVKKAKYFKVKVAGEAVWRRLTAELVLSDGTHNVRSPIVIHTSLSALSLSSRI